Part of the Corynebacterium efficiens YS-314 genome is shown below.
AGGTAGGAGACGTTGATGTCACCGCGGGAGACCTCCTCGATGACCATGCCGCTGGTCAGGGCGCGTTCCCCGCGGCCACCGAGTTCGGTGGGCAGCTCCGGGGCGAGCAGGCCACGCGAGCCCATCTCTTTGCGGAGTTCCGGGTCGATGATGCGGTCGATCTCACGCTGCTGGTAATCCGGGGCGATCTGCTCACCGAAGGCGCGGGCCTCATCGATGTAGCGCTGCATCTCTGCGTCGATGGAGAAATCCATGGTCTCTACTTCCCTACCTTGGAGGCGAAGTCCGGCTGGCGCTTCTCGGCGAAAGCTGCAGCACCCTCCATGCCCTCGGCGGTCGCGCCGTAGAGGTCGAGTGCGGACATGGCCAGGTTGGACAGGCCGGCCTGGTGATCGGTGTCGGCGTTGAAGGACTGCTTGAGGAAGCGGATGGCGGTGGGGGACTTCTCACCGATCTCATCGGCCCAGGCGAGTGCCTCGTCGAGAAGCTTCTCGGGCTCGACGACCTCGTTGACCAGGCCCCACTCCTTGGCGGTCTGGGCGTCGTACTGACGGCAGAGGTACCAGATCTCGCGGGCGCGCTTCTCGCCGACGATGCGGGCGAGGAAGGCGCTGCCGAAACCGGCGTCGAAGGAACCGACCTTCGGGCCGGACTGGCCGAAGCGTGCGGTGGAGGCGGCGATGGTCAGGTCGCAGAGCACGTGGAGGACATGGCCGCCACCGATGGCTATGCCGTTGACCGCGGCGATGACGGGCTTGGGGATGTCGCGGATAGTCTTGTGGAGCAGGCCGATCTCGAAGAGGCCGGATTCGCTCGGACCGTAGTCACCGGTCTCCGCGCGCTGCTTGACATCGCCACCGGAGCAGAAGGCCTTCTCGCCGGCGCCGGTGAGGATGACCGACTGCACACCGTTGTCGGCCCAGGCCATCTTGAAGGCCTTGATCAGTTCCTCCACGGTCTGGGCGCGGAAGGCGTTGTATCGCTGGGGGCGGTTGATGGTGATCACCGCGGCGGAGTTGCGGCGCTCGTAGAGGATGTCTTCGAAGGTGGTGATGACGGGAGCAGACATGGTGGATTCCTTAATCTTCGGTAGGGGTTGTCAGGGTTCTTCGGTGAGCAGATCCGGATAGTCCGGGTGGAACTCCGGTTTGAGGGCGCCGTGGAGCACGATGGACAACTGCACCGAGACAAACTCCTCGAAACTCATGCGCTCGGAGAAGTACCAGTACTTCAGCGCCCAGGAATGGGCGATGAGCAGGAGGTTGTAGGAGTAGGGCCTCGGGTTGAGGTTGTGCCGGAAGAATCCGGACTCGATGGCACCCTGGACCGCCCGGAGCATGAACTGCCCGGTCTGCAGTTCCAGGTTCTTGACCAGATCCTGACTTTCCTGGTTGAGGTTGCCGGTTTCGCGGTAGGTGAGCAGGACAGCCTTACGGTTGTCGCGGACCACCTCCGCATAGGCGGTGAAGGCCGCAGCCACCCTGCGGACAGGGTCCTCCACGGGTTCCAGCGCCAAGGGGATCTGGTAGTTCATCTGGTCCAGCACATCGAGGATGACGGCCCGGACCAGTGCTTCCTTGTTCTCGTAGTAGCGGTAGATCAACCCGACGGAGACCTGCGCCTCGTCGGCGATTGATTTCATGGAGGCCGCCTGGGAACCATGTCGCTGCATGACGGTGGCGGCAGCGTCGAGGATCTGGCGCGTGCGCACATCCTGTCGCGCGGTGGCTGCCACTTCATCAGCCGAGTGGTGGTGCGAGATGGTCATTGTCTCAAGGGCCTTTCACTGCCGTTACGTCCTGAATGAACGCTTATTCAGATTGAATGAACGTTCATTCATTACGTGCAACACTAAACACCGCCCAATATGACCGTAATCACTTCTGCAATATTTGCGTAATGCGGATCACAGCGATACCCAGGCAGCAATAAAGGGCGGATCCACCACGGTGGATCCGCCCTTCGCGTATATGGGCCCGCCTGTCGACGGGCTATCACCCAGCCCCTAGAGCAGCCCCTGCTCCCTGGCCGAGGCCACAGCGGAGGTCCGCGAGCGCACACCGAGCTTGTCATAGATGTGCACCAGATGGGACTTCACCGTCGCCTCGGAGAGGAACAGGATGCGTCCGATCTCCCGGTTGGAGGAACCACCGGCGACCAGCTTGAGCACCTCCAGCTCACGCGGGGTGAGGGAGGTCTTCGGGGTGCGCACCCGCGTCATGAGGCGGTTGGCCACCATCGGTGAGAGGGTGGAATCCCCCTCCGCGGCGGAACGCACCGCAGCCAGCAGCTCATTCGGCGGGGCATCCTTGAGCAGGTACCCCAGGGCACCGGCCTCGATGGCACCGAGGATATCGGCGTCGGTGTCGTAGTTGGTCACCACGAGCACCTTCGGGGGATTGTCGATGTTGCGTTTGATGGCGGCGGTGGCATCGGCACCGGTGGACACCTGGGTGCCCTGGACACCGGGTCCGAAGCGGAGATCCATGAGGATGACATCGATACCTCCCGCAGCGGCAGCCTGCACGGCAGCCTCGGCGGTGGACACCTCCCCGACAACTTCTATGTCGTCTGCGCTTTCCAGAACGGCACGGAGTCCGAGCCTGACGATCTCGTGGTCATCAGCGAGCAGCACGCGGATCATATGTGTGACTAGGTCCTTCCCATGGCGCACCCCCGGCACGGCTGGATGGGTTGCAGGGCCGGGGTGTGCCTCAACAGTTATCCCAGTCTAACCTTTCTCAACCCCCGTTTGAGAATTCGATCGGAAGTGCGACGGACACCGCAGTGCCCTGCCCGTGCGCGGATTCCACGATGACCTCCCCATTGAGTTCCTGGGCGCGCTGCCGCATGGCGTTCAACCCGATGTGCCCCAGTCCGGCCGGCTGCTGCCTCACCCGTTCCGGTTCGAAACCCACACCGTCATCGACCACATCGAGACGCACCTGGTCCATCTCATAGGTGAGGGTGACATGGCAGTTCTTCGCCTCGGAGTGCTTGGCCACATTCCCGATGGCACCCTGGGCGATGCGCAGCAGGGTGGCCTCGGTTTTCATCGGCAGCTGGCGTTCATCCCCATCGACGTTGATGACGAAGTTGATCCCCAGCAGCGGGGCGGTCACCCGGTGCAGCGCGCCCTCCAGGGAGGTCTTGGACAGCGCCGCCGGCTGCAGGGCGGCGATCATGGCCCGCGCCTCGCTGAGATTGTCCGAGGCGGTGGTGCGGGCCAGGCGGATCTTGTGCAGCGGCGACCCGGCCGCGTCATCCTCCCCCAGGCCGCGGGCGAGGATCTCCTGTTCCGCCACGTGCAGCAACATCTGGATCGACGACAGTCCCTGGGCGACGGTGTCGTGGATCTCGTGGGCGATGCGTTGGCGTTCCTCCGCGATGCCGGCGTTGCGTTCGGTCTCCGCGAGCTGGGAGCGTGTCTCGAGCAGCTGGTCGATCAGTTCCTGCTTCTCATTGTTCACCCGCCACAGGGTGCGGAACGCATAATCTATCGCGATGGTCACCAGCGCCGCCACCGACGGCCCCATCACCCCACCCAGGGTCAACCCCACCGGGTACTGGCTCACGATGGCCACCGATGTGGCGCCCACGATCGCGATGATGCCACGGACATCCGGCATGACCTGCAGGAACAGGAAGAACAAGGGGAACACGATATAGATGCTCACCGGCACGATCGGCAGCATGAGCACCCACACCAGGGTGAGCACGAACAACCACGCCAGCTGCTTGGTGTGCGCGAAGGTCACGCGTCTGGAGGATCCCCAGAAGTAGAGGAACCCCCACACGAACAGCAGGACGCAGGAGACGGCGAACATGGGCAGCGGCAGACGTGCCGACGCACCCAGACCCACCACCAGCAGGGTCGCGGTGAGGATGTGGATGCTGTTGCGGTAACTCATCGCACCGGGCTGGCCCCCACGACGTGCGAGGTTCTCCACGTCCAGCTCATTGCGCATCGAATCAGGCTGGCGATCTAGGCTTGACTGCATGCGTCGTACATTACCCACTCGGGGCCTCAAGACCATCCTCCTGACCAGTGCCATCGCCCTGGCAGTGGCAGGGTGCACAGATGGGTCACCGGAGGCACCGCCCGCGCAGCAGACGACGGCCACCACATCACCGGAGTCGGTGGCTGAGCCGGTGGAACCGGCCGTCGACAAGCTCCCGGTCGATGCGGCCCCGCAGGTCCCCGGTGGCCGTACCTCGTGGCAGGAGTGCCCCTACCTGGATACCCGGTGGGTCGCGGACACCAACGGCCAGCGCGTCACCGGGGTCGGCGTCGACGAACGCTTCTCGACGCCCGCCTGTGTATTCTGGTCCTACCCCGAGGAACCACAACTCACCGTGATCGTGCGCGAGATGGACACCATCGACGACGCCATCGCCGTGGTGGACTGGGCCGCCCCGGTCGACACCACCGAACTGGCGGAGGAACCCGCGGGATGGTCAGGCGGCCGACGCGGCGGCACGGATGAATCCGGGGCACTCTACGCGGTACAGAAGGACACGGTGGCGGTGGCGGTGTTCACCAATCAGGACCAGTCGCTCAAGGCGCAGCTGGTCGCGGAGACGGTGATCACCAACCTGGGGCTCTAGCTCACACAGCGACGTCGTTGTACGGCATCAGCGGTGAAATCAGGGGGAAGACAACCTCCATGAGCAGGAAGAACACGCCGACCACCAGGACCAGCACGGTCACGAGTTTCACCGGCCACGGCCCCGGCAGGTAGTGCCACAACAGCGAATACATAATTTAGGACTCCTCCAGGACGGCGGGACGCTCACCACCGGTTTTCGGGATCTGCTCCACCAGCATGCCATGGACGATCATGCGCTCGGCCGCGGAGAACTGTGGATGACACGTGGTCAGGGTGATCAGCGCCTCTGCGCCCTCGCTGACCTCCGTGGTGGTGGCCCCCGGCACCGGGTTGATCATCTCGATGTGGTTGGGGGTGGTGATATGCCGACCGACCACACCCGCGTACTCACCACCAGCCATCCGCTGCACCTGGGTGTCGGTGAAACAGGCGGCGGCCTCCTGCTGCCGGGTGGTGGGATCACCCGACATCGGCATCACCCGGTAGACATTCCAGGACGCAAAGGTCTCCACCACGATCGCATCACAGGACCGGAGGTTACCCAGATCATTGAACGGGGCACCCTTGCCCACGCGGTGTCCGGCCACAGCGAAGTTCCCGGCCTCACCCGGCATCTGGGAGTCGGTATAACGGCCCGGCCCGGCGAGCAGTTCCTCCTCATCGGTGCCCTCGATGACGGCGAAGTGGAAATCCGATCCGAAGGAGGGGATATACATGCGGGCAAAGGCCTCACCGAGTTCCGGTGTGAACCTCCCACGCGGATTGACCCGCTCCCCCTCGGACTGCCACAACTCATCGAGCCCTTCATTGGCAGCCGCCTGCTGCCGCCCGGCCTCAACATTGGTCCAGTAGGACTCATAGAACGCAAACGCCAGCACCAACGCACCGACAGTCAGGAACACCTCACCCAGCACCTGGGAGAATGTGGGGCGCGGGCGGGGTCTCCGGGCGCGGGTGGGGGAACCGGCGGATGCACCCCGGTCGCGATCCGGATCGCGGGCACCATGCCTGGTGTCAAGTGACTGCATGACTCACCTTCCTTCTGGTGTGGCGCGGAGTGCGACCGCACCGGATCCCGGCCCCCGGGAAAACCCACATCCGTGCTCAATCCGGGTTTAGGCCACCGGTGACACGGACACGTACCATGAACTGGTGTGATCGCGCACTTGTCCGATCATACCGCTGTTAGAGAAAAAGCTATACCCGAAAACAACCCTGGGAGGGGCGGAGAGCACGGTGCTCGATTTTCTGATCTACCCGGTGTCCGGAGTGATGAAGCTCTGGCATCTGCTGCTGCACAATGGCCTCGGACTTGATGACTCGCTCGCCTGGTTCATCTCCCTCTTCGGACTGGTGATCACGGTGCGGGCCATCATCGCCCCCTTCACCTGGAAGATGTACAAATCCGGGCGCCTGACCGCCCAGATCCGCCCGAAACGTGTGGCCATCGCGGAGGAGTTCAAAGGCCGGCACGACGAGGATTCCATCCGGGAGATGCAGCAGAAATATAAGGACCTGAACAAGGAATACGGCATCAACCCCTTTGCCGGTTGTGTGCCCACCCTCATCCAGATCCCCGTCATCCTCGGTCTCTACCAGGTGCTGCTCCTCATGGCACGGCCCGAGGGCGGGCTGGAGAACCCCGTTCCCCGCTCCATCGGCTTCCTCAGTGCCGAGGAGGTCCAGAGTTTCCTGCAGGGCCGGGTGTTCAATGTCCCCCTGCCCGCCTACGTGACCATGCCGGCCGAACAGCTCACCTTCCTGGGCACCACGCGTGAGGACGTCCTCTCCTTCGTCCTTCCGCTGTTCATCGTGGCCGCGGTGTTCACCGCCTTCAACATGGCGTTGTCCACCTACCGCAACATCCAGACCAATGACTACGCCTCCAACATCTCCAACGGGATGTTCAAGGCTTTCCTCTGGCTGGCTGTCCTGGCCCCACTGTTCCCCCTGGTGCTCGGACTCACCGGCCCCTTCCCCACCGCCATCGCGCTGTACTGGGTGGCCAACAACCTGTGGACCTTCGGGCAGACCGCCATCATGCACTACATCATCGAGCGTAACTACCCGCTCACCGAGGAATTCAAGGAACACCACGCAGCCCAACGTGCCACCTACCGGGAACAGCAGCGGAAAAAACGTGCTTTCCTGTGGACCCGCCGGAAGAACCGCCTGATGATGATCCTCACCCCCCACCGCGCAGCCGAACTGCATGCACAGAATGCCGAGATGACCCGGGAACGTACCGAGCGCATCAGGGCGGAGAAGGCCACGAAGAAGGAGATCGCCACCAAGAGGCGGGCCGCGGAGAGAAAGATCAATCAGCAGAAGATGGAGGAGGCGAGGAGGCGTCGACAGGCACGCCGCGCCGGGGACAAGAGCAACGGCGAGCAACCGGAGACGGACGCCACCGACCCGTCCGGGAAGTGAACAACAAGGGGGAACCACCAACCGGTGGTTCCCCCTTTTGCCTGCCCTCTAGATCGAGTAATCCGCCGGTGGTGCGGACAGCAACTGCCGGGCCAGGTCACGGGCCGTTTCCAAGGGGCCGATATTCTGAACCAGCCTCGACCCCGCCAGACCACCATCAAGGAACACCAGCAGCTGATTCGCCTGGGTGGTGCCGGGATAACCATTCTTCTCCGTGAGCAGATCGGTCAGCGTCTGATGACACCAACGACGGTGCTCCATGACCGCGGCGACAATACCCTTCTCGGATTCCGTCTCCGGACGTGGATACTCATTCGCCGCATTCTGGAAGTGGGACCCCCGGAAGCCCTTCTTCGGCTCCTCCTCGATGCACTGGTCGAAGAAGGCGATGATCTTATCCTCCGGGTCCTTGAGCTGGTCCGTCCGCTCATGCCACGCATCACGCCACTGCTGATCCAGATTTTCCAGGTAGGCGATCACCAGAGCATCCTTGGAACCGAAGAGGGAGTACAGGCTGGCCTTGGCCACATCCGCCTCACGAAGGATACGGTCGATGCCGATGACCCGGATGCCCTCGGTGGTGAACAGATTCGTTGCGCTGTCGAGCAGACGCTGCCGGGGGCTCGGGCGATCACGTCGCCTGCCCCCTGTACTGGTCCTACTCTTTCCTGAAGCGCTGACAGCCACGGCGGGCCACGTCCTTTCGGGTTAACTCTGGAGGTGCAACAGTGTGGTCGAGATGGTCCCGGGGAACCACGTCCGATGGATCCAGGCGGCATCCCACGGATGCTTCCCGGGGACGTTTCCACCCACACACCTTCAATATAGACAAACCGGTTCGTATAGATTCAATCTACAGGTCATTCCACTGATTATGGAAGAGCCACCCGTGTCTTCGGGGGTGTTCCCGGGCCGGGGGAGATGAAAAAACGACCCGTGGGAGGCCACGGGTCGCGGGGTATAAACGGTGCGTTGTTATTTCCAGATTGTTGCTCGGCTACTTCTTGACGGCCCGCACAATACTGAGCAGAATCACAGCACCCAGGAGGCATGTGAAGAAGCTGAAGATCCAGCCACCGCCTTCAACATCCACACCGATCAGGCTGAGGAGGAAGCCTCCGAGGAGACCACCGACGATACCTACCACGATATTGAGGCCGATACCCTGCTGGGCATCGGTTCCCTTGATCTTGGATGCGATCCAACCAGCGAGTCCGCCGATGATGATCCAACCGAGTATTGACAGTCCGAGCATGGTTTCAATCCTTTGTTTGGGCTAACCTTTCCTGACACTGATCCGTGCAGGGTTATTCACGGGATCGCCCCCGACAGTAGTTGCGGTTAGTACAACAAAGCTCGTCTAAATGATATTTATTAGGATATCGTGATGGGAAATTAACCGAAAAGTAATAACACCCCAGTTCCTGGGAGTGGGAACTGGGGTGTTGCCTGAGCCTGCTTTCAGGCCCTGGACATTGACGCTGCTATGCGGGGCGGACCACCATCATCGGGCAGGGGGCAGACTGCAGCAGGGCACGGGAGGTGGAACCCAGGAGCATGCCCTTGAATCCACCACGACCATGGGAACCGACAACCAGGAGCTGGGCACCTTCGGAGGCCTCCGCCAGTGCACGGACCGGGCGGTCACGGGTGATGACCTTCTTCACCGGCACGTCGGGGTACTGGTCAGCGAGGGGCTGGATGCGCTCGGTGAGCAGTTCGGTCTGCTCACGCTCCACCTCATCCCACTGCTGCTGAGCTGCCGCCAGACCAGCAAGCGATGCCTGGACCTGCATGTCCATCCAGGTGTGGACGGCGATGAGTTCAGCACCACGGGCAGAGGCCTCGGCGAAGGCCACCTCGGTGGCGCGCTGGGACACCTCGGAACCATCGACACCGACAACCACGGGGCCGTACTTGTTGTCCTCATTGACGCTGCTGTCCTCGCGGACAACCACCACGGGGCAGTGTGCGTGGGATACCACGGCACCGGAGACCGAGCCCATGACCATGCCGGAGAGTCCACCCAGGCCGCGGGATCCCATGACGATCATGGTGACAGATTTCGACATCTCCAGGAGCATGTCAATGGGGCTACCCTCGGCGATGGTGTGTCCGATCTTGATGTCCGGAGCCACCTCATGCGCGATGGCGCGGGCTTCATCGATCTTCTCCAGGGCCTCAGCCTGGAGGTCATCAAAAAGCTCCTGCGGGGGAACCATGCCCTCGGCATAGAGGAACTGGGGCATGGTGTAGCTGGATGCGAGGCGGAGGGGGATGCCCCGCTTGTTGGCGGTGTTCGCAGCCCATCGAACGGCCTGCTTGGAAGCTTCCGAACCATCTACTGCGACGACGACGATGTCTTCTACGCTCATCTTTGGTCGACCTTTCTCCTGCGAACCGCGGGCTACATTTTCCACACGATTCAAAATAATTGTCACTTCTGATTGTACCGTGTATGTCCGGTTTTATAGGCGGTTACAACCAGTTCCGGGTGTGAAACGGTGTGATTTTTCGTACGCACCCGGCGTTTTCACCACACCCGGCCGAGCGCCTCGATGGATGCCTTCCGAACGGCGGGATCGAAGGAATACGTCACAGTGATGATCTCATCGAGGGCATAGCGCTGGGCGAATTCCTCCAGATCCGCGGCCACCTGCTCGGCCGTGCCGGCGAAAGTGATCTCCAGGGAATCCGTGATGTGTTTCCACACCATGGGTCCGAGCTTCTCCTCCAGCCCATGTTCGGGCGGGGCGAGAGCCGAACGCTGGTTGGTGACGATACCCGCGAACATCCGATGCAGGGTGGACAGCTGGAAACGTGCCTCCTCCTCAGTATCGGCAACCATGACATTCGCCGCGGCCATGACATACGGATTCTCCGCGCGCTCACGGTAGGAGGCGATCGCCGGCCCCATCTGGAACGGCGCGAAATGACTGGCGAAGGCGAACGGCAACCCGAGCTCCGCCGCCATCGCAGCCCCGTTGATGGAGGAACCAAGCATGTAGAGGGGCACCTTCGATCCCCGGCCGGGGTGGGCGATCACCGTCGGCCGCCCCTCCGGGTCGTCCAGGTACCGGATAAGAGCGCTTATCGACGCCGTGACATCGCCGACATGGGCACTTCCCCGCCCGAGTTCCCTCGCTGTGGCCGGATCGGTTCCCGGGGCCCGGCCCAGACCCGCCTCGATCCGCCCCGGGTACATCGCATCAAGGGTACCGAGTTCCTCCGCGACATGGAGAGGGGAGTGATTGGGAAGCATGATGCCCCCGGAGCCCACCCTGATGGAGGAGGTGCGACCAGCGATATGTCCCATGAGCAGGGTGGTCGCAGAGGAGGCCAGAGCCTCCGAGTTGTGGTGTTCCGCCAACCAGTAACGGGTATACCCGGATGCCTCGGCGATTTGGGCCGCCTCCACGGAATGCGCGATCGCCTCACCCGCCGTCATACCCTCACTGAGGGCAACGAGGTCGAGAACGCTCAATCGTGGTTTTGCCATGTCAGCCCGTAAAATATAGTCAGCTTGAGAGGCGGTTACGCCTCAATCACAGGAGCATCGGCATTGGCCGGGTAGAGCAGATCGAAGATGACCCGGCCGATATCTGCGGACAGCATGCCCAGGTCGGTGGCCAGAAATTCGAGAATTGGGTTGATGATTACGTTGAAGTCCATGTCACACAGGGTAGTACAAAAGGCGAAGGCTTCGCCGCCGCTGCCCATCCGCGGCGGGTTGAACCCCTCACGGGTGATCCTCCCCCGGGATGCCGAGCCCATCCCGGCCGGGGATTTCGTGGAGCATCTGATCAGCAGCCAGCGGCACCGCCACCCGCTCGATAACGCCCGGGTTCTCCAGGAGCGTTTCGACGCCGGCGAGGTGGTCAACCTCTGGGGCCGGCCCTATGCCCCGGCGGACATTGTGCAGCCGGGTGAGGATATCTGGTTCTACCGCATGCCCGCCGCCGAACGCCCCATCCCCTATGAGATCCTCATCATCCACGAGGATGAGGATCTGCTGGTCGTCGACAAGCCCCCTTACCTGGCCACCATGCCCCGGGGACGCCACATCACCGAGACCGCCCTGGTGAAGATGCGTGTGCTCACCGGGCATCAGGAGCTGACCCCCGCCCACCGCCTTGACCGCCTGACCTCAGGTGTCTTGGTCATGGTCAAACGCCCCGAACTGCGTGGCATGTACCAGACCCTGTTTGCTCGGCGGGAGGCCACCAAAACCTATGAGGCCATCGGTGACTACCGGCCTGAACTGGTCCCCGGGGATGAGCCCCTCATCTGGGAATCCCATATTGAGAAGGTCCGGGGCCAGGTGCAGGCCTACGTGACTGACGAGGAGCCGAACACCCGCACCAGGGTGGTCAGCGTGACACCCGTGACTGACGACGAACAAGCCCAGCTGGAGGCCCTGCACGGTCATCTTCCGCGGCAGGGGCGTTATGTACTGGCCCCGGAAACCGGTAAGACCCATCAGCTGCGCATCCACATGCGTGATGCCGGCGTCCCCATCCTGGGGGATCCCCTCTACCCGGTCCTCCATGCGGTTGACGATGAGGACTACACCACCCCGATGCATCTCATCGCCCGCACGCTCACCTTCATCGACCCCCAGAGCGGTGAGGAGCGCACCTTCACCTCGACCCGGTCGATGGGTTCGCTGTAAATAGGAATTATCGGCCCGTGTTTTGAGCATGCGAAAGGGGTGGTTGTCCCAGGAGTTTGTACTCCTTGGGGCAACCACCCCTTCAACATCCACAACCGCATAGTGGACGTGCCAAAGCAGGGGGTGGGGCCCGCACCACACGGCACGAACCCCACCCCCTGATCAATCATTAAGTTGTTGGTCGGCGGTCACCTACTCTCCCACACCCTCCCGAGTGCAGTACCATCAGCGTAACCAGGCTTAGCTTCCGGGTTCGGAATGGGACCGGGCGTTTCCCTGCTACTATCACCACCGACACACCTATCACGGTGCACCAACCCAACCATGTTGGGCGTGTTGTGCCAGACACTGCATAGTGGACGCGAACAACGTGTTCAAATTGTGTGTTACATAAGCGCTTTAACATACCCCAACACCATTAGTGGGGTGTTTGTGTCGGTAAATTAGTACCAGTCACCTCCACATCTTACGATGCTTCCAGATCTGGCCTATCAACCCCATAATCTCTAGGGAACCTCAACAGAAACCTCATCTCGAAACAGGCTTCCCGCTTAGATGCTTTCAGCGGTTATCCCTTCCGTACGTAGCCAACCAGCCCTGCTCCTGGCGGAACAACTGGCACACCAGAGGTACGTCCGTCCCGGTCCTCTCGTACTAGGGACAGCCTTCCTTAAGTTTCAACGCGCGCGGCGGATAGAGACCGAACTGTCTCACGACGTTCTAAACCCAGCTCGCGTACCGCTTTAATGGGCGAACAGCCCAACCCTTGGGACCTACTCCAGCCCCAGGATGCGACGAGCCGACATCGAGGTGCCAAACCATCCCGTCGATATGGACTCTTGGGGAAGATCAGCCTGTTATCCCCGGGGTACCTTTTATCCGTTGAGCGACACCACAACCACAAGTAGGTGCCGGATCACTAGTCCCGACTTTCGTCCCTGCTCGAGCTGTCACTCTCACAGTCAAGCTCCCTTGTGCACTTACACTCACCACCTGATTACCAACCAGGCTGAGGAAACCTTTGGGCGCCTCCGTTACATTTTAGGAGGCAACCGCCCCAGTTAAACTACCCACCAGGCACTGTCCCCAACCCAGATCATGGGCCAAGGTTAAGACATTCAATCCGATCAGAGTGGTATTTCACCAACGACTCCACCACAACTAGCGTCATGGCATCATAGTCTCCCACCTATCCTACACAAACCGAATCAAACACCAATACCAAGCTATAGTGAAGGTCCCGGGGTCTTTTCGTCCTGCCGCGCGTAACGAGCATCTTTACTCGTACTGCAATTTCACCGGGCCTGTGGTTGAGACAGCAGGGAAGTCGTTACGCCATTCGTGCAGGTCGGAACTTACCCGACAAGGAATTTCGCTACCTTAGGATGGTTATAGTTACCACCGCCGTTTACTGGGGCTTAAATTCTCAGCTTCGCCGCTTAACGCAGCTAACCGGTCCTCTTAACCTTCCAGCACCGGGCAGGCGTCAGTCCGTATACATCAACTTCAACGTCTTCGCACGGACCTGTGTTTTTAGTAAACAGTCGCTTCCCTCTATTCTCTGCGACCCACACCAG
Proteins encoded:
- a CDS encoding GlsB/YeaQ/YmgE family stress response membrane protein encodes the protein MLGLSILGWIIIGGLAGWIASKIKGTDAQQGIGLNIVVGIVGGLLGGFLLSLIGVDVEGGGWIFSFFTCLLGAVILLSIVRAVKK
- a CDS encoding LLM class flavin-dependent oxidoreductase, whose product is MAKPRLSVLDLVALSEGMTAGEAIAHSVEAAQIAEASGYTRYWLAEHHNSEALASSATTLLMGHIAGRTSSIRVGSGGIMLPNHSPLHVAEELGTLDAMYPGRIEAGLGRAPGTDPATARELGRGSAHVGDVTASISALIRYLDDPEGRPTVIAHPGRGSKVPLYMLGSSINGAAMAAELGLPFAFASHFAPFQMGPAIASYRERAENPYVMAAANVMVADTEEEARFQLSTLHRMFAGIVTNQRSALAPPEHGLEEKLGPMVWKHITDSLEITFAGTAEQVAADLEEFAQRYALDEIITVTYSFDPAVRKASIEALGRVW
- a CDS encoding pseudouridine synthase; the protein is MSHRVVQKAKASPPLPIRGGLNPSRVILPRDAEPIPAGDFVEHLISSQRHRHPLDNARVLQERFDAGEVVNLWGRPYAPADIVQPGEDIWFYRMPAAERPIPYEILIIHEDEDLLVVDKPPYLATMPRGRHITETALVKMRVLTGHQELTPAHRLDRLTSGVLVMVKRPELRGMYQTLFARREATKTYEAIGDYRPELVPGDEPLIWESHIEKVRGQVQAYVTDEEPNTRTRVVSVTPVTDDEQAQLEALHGHLPRQGRYVLAPETGKTHQLRIHMRDAGVPILGDPLYPVLHAVDDEDYTTPMHLIARTLTFIDPQSGEERTFTSTRSMGSL
- a CDS encoding universal stress protein; its protein translation is MSVEDIVVVAVDGSEASKQAVRWAANTANKRGIPLRLASSYTMPQFLYAEGMVPPQELFDDLQAEALEKIDEARAIAHEVAPDIKIGHTIAEGSPIDMLLEMSKSVTMIVMGSRGLGGLSGMVMGSVSGAVVSHAHCPVVVVREDSSVNEDNKYGPVVVGVDGSEVSQRATEVAFAEASARGAELIAVHTWMDMQVQASLAGLAAAQQQWDEVEREQTELLTERIQPLADQYPDVPVKKVITRDRPVRALAEASEGAQLLVVGSHGRGGFKGMLLGSTSRALLQSAPCPMMVVRPA